A DNA window from Nitrospira sp. contains the following coding sequences:
- a CDS encoding Flagellar basal body protein (MaGe:77308370): protein MNRGIYPILSGALAHERRMQVFANNMANVNTAGFKQDEQTFKAVLPKAHFAIPATPGTVSLANQIVAKPFGPTERVYAAPNAVKTTYDAGRIRLTGNPLDVAIQGRGFLEVKTPQGTRFTRNGMLSLDNQRRLVTNLGYPVMGTKGELKIPVGKMDISTQGEIKVDGNPVGTIKVMDFPDTDMPKKYAEGMFISDKGFPAKAAQVQVGHIEDSNVNSIGEMVKMIEGMRGYESAQKLIQTLDRMAETAIQEVGRVA, encoded by the coding sequence GTGAATCGAGGCATCTACCCAATTCTCTCAGGCGCGCTGGCGCATGAACGCCGGATGCAAGTCTTCGCGAACAACATGGCGAATGTGAATACGGCCGGGTTTAAGCAGGATGAGCAGACCTTCAAAGCCGTGCTTCCCAAGGCGCACTTTGCCATTCCCGCGACGCCTGGCACCGTGTCGCTCGCCAATCAAATCGTGGCGAAACCATTCGGTCCGACGGAGCGGGTGTATGCGGCCCCGAATGCGGTCAAGACGACGTACGATGCCGGACGGATTCGCCTGACCGGCAATCCTCTCGATGTTGCCATCCAAGGCCGAGGGTTCTTGGAAGTCAAAACCCCTCAGGGTACGCGCTTTACCCGCAATGGCATGTTGTCCCTCGACAATCAGCGCCGGCTCGTCACGAATCTCGGCTATCCAGTGATGGGGACAAAGGGAGAGCTGAAAATCCCTGTCGGAAAAATGGATATTTCCACGCAGGGCGAAATCAAAGTCGATGGCAATCCGGTCGGCACCATCAAGGTTATGGATTTTCCCGATACCGACATGCCGAAAAAATATGCGGAAGGGATGTTCATTTCCGACAAGGGCTTTCCCGCGAAAGCGGCTCAAGTGCAGGTTGGGCACATCGAAGACTCCAACGTCAATTCCATTGGCGAGATGGTCAAGATGATCGAGGGCATGCGCGGATACGAGTCCGCTCAAAAGTTGATTCAAACGCTGGACAGGATGGCGGAAACGGCCATTCAAGAAGTCGGCCGAGTGGCGTAG
- a CDS encoding Flagellar biosynthetic protein FliR (MaGe:77308377), with protein sequence MGLTQTIHIFLPQFQAFLVLVSRIGGLLAALPVFSGRTIPLKVKLGLVLTLSLMLAPSISIPRVSLDPMILVGGMLSEMAIGVTIGLAVRLLFGALEVAGELLGIQMGFGAVHLFDPTTSHQTPMVAQFFTMLASLVFLSLNAHLFAMATILHSYEAIPAFGAHLSPHLGEEILLLSQRMFTIGLKLAAPGLITIFLINVLMALLGRAVPQVQVFIVSFPITIAGGLLVLSLGMPFTISLIGSEFEQLQLTIEALLRSLGRG encoded by the coding sequence ATGGGACTGACGCAGACGATTCATATTTTTCTGCCGCAATTCCAGGCGTTCCTTGTCCTGGTGTCCCGCATCGGCGGACTGCTGGCCGCACTACCGGTCTTTAGCGGACGGACGATCCCTCTGAAGGTCAAGTTGGGATTAGTGCTGACCTTAAGCCTGATGCTCGCCCCGTCGATTTCGATACCCAGGGTGTCGCTCGATCCGATGATCTTAGTCGGCGGCATGCTCAGCGAGATGGCGATCGGCGTGACGATTGGCTTGGCGGTCCGCTTGTTGTTCGGCGCATTGGAAGTCGCCGGCGAACTGTTGGGTATTCAAATGGGATTCGGAGCGGTCCATTTGTTCGACCCGACGACGTCTCATCAAACGCCGATGGTGGCGCAGTTCTTCACCATGCTGGCTTCATTGGTGTTTCTCTCGTTGAATGCGCATCTGTTCGCGATGGCAACCATTCTGCACAGCTATGAGGCCATCCCGGCGTTTGGCGCCCATTTGTCGCCGCATCTGGGAGAGGAAATTCTCCTGCTGTCGCAGCGGATGTTTACGATCGGTCTCAAATTAGCCGCGCCGGGCCTGATCACCATTTTTCTCATTAATGTGCTCATGGCGTTGCTCGGCCGCGCCGTCCCTCAAGTGCAGGTGTTTATCGTCAGTTTTCCCATTACGATCGCCGGAGGGCTGCTCGTTCTGAGTCTCGGCATGCCGTTTACCATCTCTTTAATCGGGTCGGAATTCGAACAGCTTCAACTCACGATTGAAGCGTTACTGAGGAGTCTCGGACGTGGCTGA
- a CDS encoding Antiactivator FleN (MaGe:77308373), producing MQSGSLTPMAGDVSEQASSLTQVIAVASGKGGVGKTNIVANIAMGLSYTGKRVLVLDADLGLGNLDVLLGLVPEHTIEHVLAGTHTLDDVIVDGPGGIRVLPASSGVPQLTSLSESQQLLLMEQLEALSCDVDVLLIDTGAGIAPNVTFFASSAQDTIVVVSPEPTSLTDAYALIKVLTRQYRERRFKVLVNMARSPREAAEVFRKLDTAADRFLHVVLEYVGYVPHDDYVPLAVKQQKALLELFPGSPAAQALTRLAGQIVQWPKPNFPKSAVQLLWQRLLHTTAVM from the coding sequence ATGCAGAGCGGATCATTGACGCCAATGGCAGGGGACGTGTCGGAGCAAGCCTCCTCACTGACGCAGGTCATTGCCGTGGCCAGTGGCAAAGGCGGCGTCGGCAAAACCAATATTGTCGCTAATATTGCGATGGGATTGAGTTACACGGGGAAGCGCGTCCTGGTCTTGGATGCCGATCTTGGGCTGGGCAATTTGGATGTGCTGCTGGGGTTAGTGCCTGAGCATACGATCGAGCATGTGCTGGCGGGGACTCACACGCTGGACGATGTCATTGTCGATGGTCCTGGAGGAATCCGGGTCTTGCCTGCCAGCTCAGGCGTGCCACAGCTGACGTCGTTGAGTGAATCGCAACAACTGTTGTTGATGGAACAACTGGAGGCGCTCTCATGTGACGTCGATGTGTTATTGATCGATACCGGAGCCGGCATTGCACCGAATGTAACCTTCTTCGCGTCCTCGGCTCAGGATACGATTGTCGTGGTGTCTCCCGAACCCACCTCCCTCACCGATGCCTATGCGCTGATCAAAGTGCTGACCAGGCAATATCGTGAACGTCGCTTCAAAGTGCTGGTTAACATGGCAAGGAGCCCGCGAGAAGCGGCAGAGGTGTTCAGAAAACTCGACACCGCCGCGGACCGCTTCCTGCATGTTGTGCTCGAGTATGTCGGCTATGTGCCTCACGACGATTATGTTCCGCTGGCAGTGAAGCAGCAAAAGGCGTTGCTGGAGCTGTTTCCAGGCTCTCCGGCAGCCCAGGCGCTGACGCGGCTTGCTGGGCAAATTGTGCAGTGGCCGAAGCCGAATTTTCCTAAGAGCGCCGTGCAGTTGTTGTGGCAACGCTTACTTCATACCACCGCGGTCATGTGA
- a CDS encoding RNA polymerase sigma factor FliA (MaGe:77308372) — protein MSKTAVHRAHQAIPSGAAHREQLIKEFAHVIRAMAHRLAFRLPAYLDAEDLISVGTIGLMDAMEKYDPNREAKFKTYAEFRIRGAMLDEIRSMDWIPRSVHERIGLLQKTHITLLNRLGRPPLDEEVASELKMPLDELDDFISRARGAVMISIDDLGLQEPDGHKVVKMLADTHHPDPLSSLVNEREREAIGEAIQGLPEKERLVLTLYYYEELTMKEIGELLKVTESRVCQIHTKAILRLKAFLHADG, from the coding sequence ATGAGTAAAACGGCAGTTCATCGTGCCCATCAAGCGATTCCCAGCGGCGCTGCTCATCGGGAGCAATTGATCAAAGAATTTGCGCATGTGATTCGAGCGATGGCCCATCGCCTAGCCTTTCGATTGCCCGCCTACCTGGATGCCGAAGATTTGATTTCCGTCGGGACCATCGGTCTCATGGATGCGATGGAGAAATACGACCCGAATCGAGAAGCGAAATTCAAAACCTATGCGGAGTTCAGGATTCGCGGCGCCATGCTGGACGAAATCCGTTCGATGGACTGGATTCCACGGTCCGTGCATGAACGCATCGGCCTGCTGCAAAAAACCCATATCACGCTGTTGAATCGATTGGGGCGCCCGCCGTTGGATGAAGAAGTGGCGTCCGAGCTCAAGATGCCGCTGGATGAACTCGACGACTTTATATCGCGCGCCCGTGGGGCCGTGATGATCAGTATCGACGATTTGGGGCTCCAAGAGCCGGATGGGCACAAAGTCGTCAAGATGCTCGCCGATACGCATCATCCGGATCCGTTGTCCTCACTCGTGAACGAGCGCGAGCGGGAAGCGATCGGCGAAGCCATTCAAGGCCTGCCTGAAAAAGAGCGGCTGGTTCTGACGCTCTACTATTATGAAGAATTGACAATGAAGGAAATCGGCGAGTTGTTGAAAGTGACAGAGTCCCGAGTGTGCCAGATTCACACCAAAGCCATCCTCAGGCTGAAAGCCTTTCTGCATGCCGATGGGTAG
- a CDS encoding Peptidoglycan hydrolase FlgJ (Modular protein) (MaGe:77308364) has protein sequence MHMGFPMNIHDSTQAQFLSSPIFTNPLGDQGAVNAVNAQSRLGDQRELLKAAKQYEAFFVSYLMKVMRETVHESEMSGKMGSYFYSFYDQEIGNRASESGGIGITQMVKEYIDKNYPPTAKVSDDEHR, from the coding sequence ATGCACATGGGGTTTCCAATGAACATTCATGATTCGACTCAGGCGCAATTTCTATCTTCTCCAATCTTCACCAATCCACTGGGAGATCAGGGCGCGGTGAACGCAGTGAACGCGCAGAGCCGTCTTGGCGATCAGAGAGAGCTGCTGAAGGCCGCCAAACAATATGAAGCCTTTTTCGTCTCGTACCTGATGAAGGTCATGAGGGAGACCGTCCACGAATCCGAGATGTCGGGAAAGATGGGCTCGTACTTTTATTCTTTTTACGACCAAGAAATTGGCAATCGGGCCTCTGAATCGGGAGGCATCGGGATTACTCAAATGGTGAAAGAATATATTGATAAAAATTATCCGCCAACGGCTAAAGTTTCGGACGATGAACACCGATAA
- a CDS encoding Flagellar biosynthetic protein FlhB (MaGe:77308376) → MAESESDKSSRTEEATEKRKSEARRDGQVAMSRDVGTAAVLIGGVGVLAIGMPIGLRQLTDVTRRGLSLSFDETFWKALTVDHIHTIVVQTSVTTMILVLPILGVILFMGTGASLAQTGFLWRPNALQPSFSKLNPITGLGKLFSARSVMELVKGVVKIAIIMGAAFFTARHDLLMLPGLMDYDLLASLNMAGHLTLKVTMGVVGALAVLAAVDYIYQRFEWARDLRMTKEEVKEEHKSSEGDPLVRGRIRSAQRDLAKKRMMEAVKTADVVVTNPTHLAVALKYDATQKAAPFVVAKGAGFVAERIRELARHHGVAVVENKLVARTLYRLVDIGKEIPSNLYRAVAEILAFVYRARGVNPGQL, encoded by the coding sequence GTGGCTGAGTCGGAGTCGGATAAGAGCAGTCGCACAGAAGAGGCGACTGAAAAGCGCAAATCCGAAGCGCGGCGCGACGGGCAGGTCGCCATGAGCCGCGATGTCGGCACGGCGGCGGTCCTGATCGGAGGAGTCGGGGTGCTGGCCATTGGCATGCCGATCGGGTTGCGGCAGCTCACCGACGTGACGCGGCGGGGGTTGTCCTTGTCCTTCGATGAGACGTTTTGGAAAGCGCTGACGGTGGATCATATCCATACCATTGTCGTGCAGACCAGTGTGACGACCATGATCTTGGTCCTTCCCATTCTCGGCGTCATTCTCTTCATGGGGACCGGCGCATCCTTGGCGCAAACGGGGTTTCTGTGGAGGCCGAACGCGCTCCAGCCCAGCTTTAGCAAGCTCAATCCAATCACGGGCTTGGGTAAGCTGTTCTCCGCCAGGTCGGTAATGGAGCTCGTCAAGGGCGTGGTGAAGATCGCCATTATCATGGGGGCGGCGTTCTTTACCGCGCGCCACGATCTGCTCATGCTGCCGGGATTGATGGACTACGACTTGCTGGCCTCGCTCAATATGGCCGGGCATCTCACGCTGAAAGTGACCATGGGTGTCGTGGGCGCATTGGCCGTCCTTGCGGCGGTGGATTACATCTATCAACGGTTCGAGTGGGCCCGCGATCTGCGCATGACCAAAGAGGAAGTGAAGGAAGAGCATAAGTCATCGGAAGGCGATCCGTTAGTCCGGGGCCGCATCCGTTCCGCGCAACGCGATCTTGCCAAGAAACGCATGATGGAGGCGGTGAAGACGGCCGATGTCGTGGTGACCAATCCCACGCACCTGGCGGTCGCGCTGAAATACGACGCGACGCAGAAGGCCGCCCCGTTCGTGGTGGCCAAAGGCGCCGGGTTTGTCGCGGAGCGCATTCGCGAGCTGGCCCGGCATCATGGCGTGGCGGTGGTCGAGAATAAGCTGGTCGCTCGTACGTTGTACCGGCTGGTCGATATTGGGAAGGAAATCCCCTCGAACCTGTACCGCGCGGTGGCTGAAATTCTGGCGTTTGTGTACCGGGCCAGGGGCGTGAACCCCGGGCAGTTATAA
- a CDS encoding Putative Flagellar biosynthetic protein FliO, export component (Evidence 3 : Putative function from multiple computational evidences; MaGe:77308380) gives MVDVWESMGRTLLALGAVLLLMGAVAWMARRLFAQRIGAPGGTPLIHVVANSYLAPRQSIALVAIAGQYFAVGVTAETLIPLGRIDATEQLATLVSASSQAGAPSGISPCNLLSREWWQDVTSAFGQGKQGGPHA, from the coding sequence GTGGTGGATGTATGGGAGAGCATGGGCCGGACACTCCTAGCGCTCGGCGCGGTGCTGCTGTTGATGGGAGCGGTCGCGTGGATGGCCCGCCGCCTGTTTGCGCAGCGCATCGGCGCGCCAGGCGGCACGCCGCTCATTCATGTGGTGGCGAATAGCTATCTGGCCCCCAGGCAATCCATCGCCCTCGTGGCTATTGCCGGTCAATATTTTGCCGTCGGAGTGACGGCAGAGACGCTCATTCCTCTCGGCCGCATCGATGCCACGGAACAGCTGGCAACACTCGTATCGGCCTCCAGTCAGGCCGGCGCTCCGTCTGGCATCTCTCCTTGCAACCTGCTGTCGAGAGAATGGTGGCAAGATGTGACCAGCGCGTTCGGGCAGGGGAAGCAGGGTGGGCCGCATGCATAG
- a CDS encoding Flagellar biosynthesis protein FlhF (MaGe:77308374), whose protein sequence is MKVKTFHALTMQDAIRAIKEELGPDAVILSSKEVQQGGRLMSYFNKPVLEVMAAAEYDPLPPIKPAPDTSTPREPRTAPQAPAPSSTWTESVGPEVFRETLQGMLATPAASSNGLKHSAASAPVQRQARPAASRALGIKQSRLQDLRQELRELSREIGASLPKASQSLSHHTEPAIASLCRSLVAQGVRPASADWLGQSLSLELARSGSTDARELQQALTKCLAQDIRVSGPLLSGAGDRTVAMMIGTNGAGKTAAITKLAAHYQLEEKRSVAIISLDTYRLASVEQLRMYASVLDIPCESAFSAKQAAAYVHKHADADLILIDTAGFGEQDLALVQTLHQLLKTEPEVQTHLVVSASTREQDLQRQVAQIHALPLLRLMFSKLDETDAFGALYELSHQSGIPLSYWSAGQRVPEDLEVASAQRLAELLLGRRYTVPFRSSLDAPASAARSSSLNPYAVTMNTVTR, encoded by the coding sequence ATGAAAGTCAAAACGTTTCATGCCTTGACCATGCAGGATGCGATTCGGGCGATTAAAGAAGAGTTAGGGCCGGATGCCGTCATTCTCTCCTCCAAGGAAGTGCAGCAAGGCGGCCGTCTGATGAGCTACTTCAATAAGCCCGTGTTGGAGGTGATGGCGGCGGCTGAATACGATCCGCTGCCGCCAATCAAGCCGGCACCGGACACGTCGACCCCACGCGAGCCCCGCACAGCTCCTCAAGCGCCAGCCCCTTCCAGCACATGGACGGAATCGGTTGGGCCGGAGGTCTTTCGTGAGACCTTGCAGGGCATGTTAGCCACGCCGGCCGCGTCATCGAATGGACTCAAACATTCGGCGGCGTCCGCTCCGGTCCAGCGGCAGGCGCGTCCGGCAGCATCGCGGGCATTGGGCATCAAGCAGAGCCGCTTGCAAGACCTGCGTCAGGAATTGCGCGAATTGAGCCGAGAGATTGGCGCATCCTTGCCGAAGGCGTCGCAATCTTTAAGTCACCACACCGAGCCGGCGATCGCGTCATTATGCCGCAGTCTGGTTGCGCAGGGGGTGCGTCCCGCGAGCGCAGACTGGCTTGGGCAGTCGTTGAGTTTGGAACTGGCCCGGTCCGGTTCGACGGACGCGCGCGAGCTACAGCAGGCGTTGACGAAGTGCCTGGCTCAAGACATCCGTGTGAGCGGACCGTTGCTCTCCGGCGCGGGCGACCGCACGGTCGCCATGATGATTGGAACGAACGGAGCGGGAAAGACAGCGGCTATCACCAAGCTCGCGGCGCATTATCAATTGGAAGAAAAGAGATCTGTCGCCATTATCTCGCTGGATACCTACCGGCTGGCTTCCGTCGAACAACTGCGGATGTATGCCAGCGTGCTGGACATTCCGTGCGAATCGGCCTTTTCCGCCAAACAGGCCGCGGCCTATGTCCACAAGCATGCCGATGCGGACCTCATCCTGATCGATACGGCCGGTTTTGGAGAACAAGATCTGGCCTTGGTGCAGACCCTGCATCAACTGCTCAAGACCGAACCGGAAGTGCAAACGCATCTGGTGGTGTCGGCCTCGACGCGCGAGCAGGACTTGCAACGCCAAGTGGCGCAGATTCATGCGCTCCCGCTCTTGCGGCTGATGTTCAGCAAGCTGGATGAAACGGATGCATTCGGCGCGCTCTACGAACTGAGTCATCAATCGGGCATTCCGCTGTCCTATTGGAGCGCCGGCCAGCGAGTTCCAGAGGACCTTGAAGTCGCCAGCGCGCAGCGGCTGGCCGAGTTGCTGCTCGGACGCCGGTACACCGTTCCCTTCCGATCCTCATTGGATGCTCCCGCATCGGCGGCGCGGTCATCGTCGCTTAACCCATATGCAGTCACCATGAACACTGTTACGCGGTAG
- a CDS encoding Flagellar basal-body P-ring formation protein flgA (MaGe:77308368), producing MTTLRIILAACMLAVWASSAAAASEKLAKPISMGAHGTNGPALGKLDSAKPAMRELHFEQIQKTIQKYLEGEWGARVKAVQVTLLEPLDPVKIPSGVIELQIPSVAGGSTTMGRRSFAIHVTVNGNPWKTIEALADISAMIDVVVPSRFLKSEETIAPDDLTIARIVTYDVKHPFITDAEAAIGKSTVRPLQPNTPLRPTFLKKPFMVKKGDHVMIEARRGNFSVQTSGVTKGSGQVGETVMVANLDSGRELRAKIVAPGLVQVEF from the coding sequence ATGACTACTCTTCGCATCATACTTGCCGCCTGCATGCTTGCCGTTTGGGCCAGCTCGGCTGCCGCCGCCTCGGAGAAGCTGGCGAAGCCGATATCGATGGGCGCACATGGGACCAATGGGCCGGCTCTCGGCAAGCTGGACTCGGCCAAGCCGGCAATGCGAGAGCTGCATTTTGAGCAAATCCAAAAAACCATTCAGAAGTATCTCGAAGGAGAATGGGGCGCTCGGGTGAAAGCGGTGCAGGTCACGCTGCTGGAGCCCTTGGATCCGGTCAAGATTCCCTCGGGCGTGATCGAATTGCAGATTCCTTCTGTGGCCGGAGGTTCGACGACCATGGGGAGAAGAAGCTTTGCGATTCACGTCACGGTCAATGGGAATCCCTGGAAGACCATCGAGGCGCTGGCCGATATTTCCGCCATGATCGATGTGGTCGTGCCGTCGCGGTTCTTGAAGTCGGAGGAAACGATTGCGCCGGACGATCTGACGATCGCGCGGATCGTTACCTACGATGTGAAACATCCGTTCATCACAGACGCAGAAGCTGCGATTGGAAAGAGCACCGTGCGTCCGTTGCAGCCAAACACTCCGTTGCGTCCAACGTTTTTGAAAAAGCCGTTCATGGTGAAAAAAGGCGATCACGTGATGATTGAAGCGCGGCGCGGAAACTTTTCCGTCCAAACATCGGGCGTGACAAAGGGAAGCGGGCAAGTTGGCGAGACTGTGATGGTCGCGAACCTCGATTCAGGGCGAGAACTGCGCGCGAAGATTGTCGCGCCTGGCCTCGTGCAGGTGGAGTTTTAG
- a CDS encoding hypothetical protein (Evidence 4 : Unknown function but conserved in other organisms; MaGe:77308366), whose product MNTMIKRKASVKPLPWRSAVSLQSLQMMVMSGVVRRADLDPPQDPSRIGYWHHEKHRIMVPQEAASEQGWISRMLLGRKSSIQSAHKL is encoded by the coding sequence ATGAACACGATGATCAAACGGAAAGCTTCGGTGAAACCGTTGCCCTGGCGCAGTGCGGTGTCGCTTCAGTCGTTGCAAATGATGGTGATGAGCGGCGTCGTGCGGCGCGCGGACTTGGATCCGCCTCAAGACCCCAGTCGAATAGGGTATTGGCACCATGAGAAACATCGCATCATGGTTCCGCAAGAGGCGGCTTCGGAACAGGGATGGATCTCTCGAATGCTCTTAGGCCGCAAGTCGTCCATTCAATCCGCACACAAGTTGTAA
- a CDS encoding Flagellar L-ring protein (MaGe:77308367): MDTRQVRTWGMVAGCMLLGACSLTQTPSPSTKVTVPSLPPPKTIGSLWQEENGRAYLYEDLRAMRVGDILTVKIVEKHKGSKSADTAAQRDSTLSNSMAGSGVGYFGVPGFRISDEARRGLGIDASASNKFSGKGATNREGTLTGTISVIVVEVLPNGDLRVEGRREVTVNSEKQLMTIAGIVRRVDVDTKNTVLSSAIADAKIEYSGLGVLDDVQRPGWLVRILDWVYPF, translated from the coding sequence ATGGACACAAGACAGGTCCGCACATGGGGCATGGTCGCAGGCTGCATGCTGTTGGGCGCATGCAGTCTGACTCAGACGCCCTCGCCGTCGACGAAGGTGACAGTGCCCTCGCTGCCTCCGCCCAAAACGATTGGATCGTTGTGGCAAGAAGAGAATGGCCGGGCTTATCTCTACGAAGATCTGCGCGCCATGCGAGTGGGAGATATCCTCACCGTGAAGATTGTGGAAAAGCACAAAGGGTCGAAGTCGGCGGATACCGCGGCGCAACGCGATTCGACGCTGTCGAATTCGATGGCAGGATCGGGAGTGGGCTATTTCGGAGTTCCTGGGTTCAGGATCAGCGACGAAGCCAGGCGGGGACTCGGGATCGATGCGTCGGCCAGCAATAAATTCAGCGGAAAAGGCGCCACTAACCGGGAGGGCACGTTAACCGGCACGATTTCGGTGATTGTCGTCGAAGTGCTGCCGAATGGCGATTTGCGCGTCGAAGGGCGGCGAGAAGTAACGGTCAACAGTGAAAAGCAATTGATGACGATTGCCGGCATCGTGCGGCGAGTGGATGTCGATACCAAAAATACGGTCCTGTCGTCGGCTATCGCCGATGCAAAAATCGAATACTCCGGGTTGGGAGTTCTGGACGATGTGCAACGGCCGGGGTGGCTGGTTCGCATTCTCGATTGGGTCTATCCATTCTAA
- a CDS encoding hypothetical protein (Evidence 5 : Unknown function; MaGe:77308371) encodes MGCFTLALAAGLLAAYWLMSLPVRTSLGMGSSAALATPELLAGGIGFFISVSLSLAGVWLWPFTQQVKVQPHEESLAAYDHVTGLPTLRLLTVLLEQGLTRASNMGRSIGVLVADLHQFRPLPASEAAANISLVVRVQAARIKSAVPSHNTVARIGDRRFAILIENVATRDQIDTLAQNIYRTMSLPLMIEGQEVLLTCQIGGVMSTTSTASGENLLSQAVKALALATSENPVRFFDSLSDTPSTASASAHQAASESLLR; translated from the coding sequence ATGGGCTGTTTTACGCTGGCCCTCGCGGCCGGTCTTTTGGCGGCCTACTGGTTGATGAGTCTGCCGGTGAGAACCTCGCTTGGCATGGGCAGCAGTGCCGCGCTTGCCACGCCAGAATTACTCGCCGGCGGAATAGGATTCTTCATCAGCGTGAGTCTCAGCCTTGCAGGCGTATGGTTGTGGCCGTTTACTCAGCAAGTGAAAGTTCAGCCTCACGAAGAAAGCCTGGCGGCCTACGACCACGTGACTGGTTTGCCGACATTGCGCCTGCTCACGGTGCTTCTCGAACAAGGGCTGACGCGAGCCTCGAACATGGGCCGCAGCATCGGCGTGCTGGTCGCGGACCTGCATCAGTTTCGTCCGCTTCCAGCCTCGGAAGCCGCCGCCAATATATCGCTGGTCGTGCGAGTGCAAGCCGCCCGCATCAAGAGCGCGGTGCCGTCGCACAATACGGTTGCGAGGATCGGCGATCGGCGGTTTGCGATTCTGATTGAAAACGTGGCGACGCGGGATCAGATCGATACGCTCGCGCAGAATATTTACCGCACGATGTCGCTGCCTCTGATGATCGAAGGGCAGGAAGTGCTGTTGACCTGTCAGATCGGCGGAGTCATGTCGACCACCTCCACCGCATCGGGAGAAAACCTGCTGAGCCAGGCCGTGAAAGCCCTGGCCCTTGCGACTTCTGAGAACCCCGTTCGCTTCTTCGATTCCCTCAGCGACACTCCCAGCACAGCGTCTGCGTCCGCACATCAGGCTGCAAGCGAATCCCTGCTGCGCTAG
- a CDS encoding Flagellar biosynthesis anti-sigma factor FlgM (MaGe:77308363), whose protein sequence is MQISGSGRSDQLAKILLGTQETKGPSTERQPSPKEAGNDRVQISDQAKELQRIRALGQTPDHERAARVDQIKSAIENGTYDVSGRKVGDALIKQVLTDTVL, encoded by the coding sequence ATGCAGATCTCAGGTTCAGGTCGTTCCGATCAACTGGCCAAAATCCTCCTTGGGACACAGGAGACGAAAGGGCCATCGACAGAACGGCAGCCGTCTCCGAAAGAGGCGGGGAATGACCGGGTCCAGATTTCAGACCAGGCCAAAGAACTGCAGCGCATTCGTGCGCTGGGCCAGACGCCCGATCATGAACGAGCCGCTCGGGTCGATCAGATTAAAAGCGCCATCGAAAACGGCACGTACGATGTCAGCGGCCGCAAAGTCGGGGACGCACTGATCAAGCAAGTGTTGACCGATACGGTGCTGTAA